A region of the Bacillus sp. NP247 genome:
TATTGAGGGGATGCAAGAGAAGTTGGGAGATAAATTGAATTCTAAAGTCTCTATCATTCGCTTTGTACCAGGTGATGTTCGGATTTATCAGAAAAACTCATTCTCAGGTGCTGTTTTAAATGATATTGGACTTAAGCGACCACCACTACAAGATAAAGATGAATTTGCGATAAAAGGAATTACAAAAGAGCAAATTCCGAATATGGATGGGGATTACTTATTTTACTTCACATCTGATAAAGATGCAGATAAGAATAACGAAGGAACCACGTTAGCAAAAGAATGGACAGAAGATCCACTCTTTAAGCAGCTACAGGCTTCTAAAGACAATAAAGTATTCCAAGTGGATGAAGTAATTTGGAATACAGCAGGTGGTATTAAAGCTGCAAACTTAATGCTAGATGATATTGAAAAATATTTTTTGAAATAAATGAATGGTTGAGTGCATCACTTTAAATAGGTGATGTACTTTTTTGTTTAGTTAAATACAGAAAATTCCTTCTTTTAAATGTGGATAAGTTGTACAATAAAACCAATCATGGAATAAAGGAGTGGGAAGGAATGAAAGCTACTCATAAAGATTGGATTTTGTTTAACGGAAGAATTGTAAATACGAAAGAAGAACAGCCGATGGTTGCGTTAGAAGAGCGAGGACTCCAATTTGGTGACGGCATATATGAAGTATTTAGGCTATACGATGGGAAGCCTCATTTATTAGACTTACATTTGGAACGCTTTTTTAAATCTATGAGGGAAATAAATATTGTTCCGCCGTTTACAAAGGAAGAGTTAGTTGAAGAACTTCATCAAATGATTGAAAGAAATCAATTTCAAGAGGATGGGAATGTGTATCTTCAAATATCGCGTGGAGCTCAAGCTCGAAATCATGTGTATGAAAAAGATTTACAACCAACATATTTTGCGAATATTGTTTCGTTTCCAAGACCTACCGCTACTATGGAACAAGGAATAAAGGTTACTATAGAAGAGGATATACGCTGGAAGTACTGTCATATAAAATCTTTAAACCTTCTACCTAATATCATGATTAAAAATAAAATAAACGAGCAAGGGTATCAAGAAGCGATATTAGTACGAGATGGAGCTGTAACAGAAGGGTGTCATTCGAATTTCTTCATGGTGAAAAATAATAAATTAATTACACATCCGGCCGATAATTTCATTCTACACGGCATTACTCGCCACTACGTAATTACATTAGCGGAAGCTTTACATATTGAAGTAGAAGAGCGTGAATTTTCATTGCAAGAAGTATACGAGGCTGATGAATGTTTCTTTACAGCGACACCACTTGAAATATTCCCTGTTGTTCAAATTGGTGATGAGAAGTTTGGAAGCGGCGAAAGAGGACCAATTACGAAAAAACTACAAGCTGCATATGAAGAAAGTATTAGTTTGTTTAAAGTGACAAATTAATAATGAGGAAAAAAGCTGGTATTCCCCCAGCTTTTTTTCATGATATAATTCAACCGTAGGACAAATTTTGAAAACGCTGTAAAAAGGGGATTTAATGTATGAGTTATGAAGATTTTAAAGAAGTAATTCACGGTAGACGAAGTGTTAGAAAGTTTACAGAACAAGAAGTATCCACTAGTGATATAAAAGAAATTATTGATTGTGCTCGTTATGCACCGAGTGATACGAACTCACAAACGTGGGAGTTCTTGGTCATTATGAATCGAGAGAAAATTAAAGAAATTGAACAAATGACATGGGATGCATTACATAAACTTGCGGCAAGGGCGGCAGAAAATGGAGAAGAAAAAGCAGGTAAGTTATTAACACGTTCATTTGGACCTTATGCAACTGCTTTTTCGGAGGCGCCAGTGTTAATTGTATGTTTAGCAACGCCTTACGAGTCGAAATTTCGTGAAAAGATATTTGACCCAATTGCCTTCGTTCCTGATTCAGTATGGGAAGAGGAAGGAATTAAGAGTAGCTGTTTAGCTGCACAAAACTTAATGTTGGCTGCACATGCGAGAGGACTTGGCACTTGTCCAATGACAGGACCTGTATTATTAGCTCAAGATGAACTGCGACAATATTTACAAATTGAGCCTCAAAAACAAATTAATATGGTAATCTCACTCGGGTTTCCGAAAGATAAGCCGAAGAAACTTTCTCGAAAAGAAGTTGATGAGATTACAACATTTATTTTCTAAATGTTATGTAGAAAAGACATTGAAAAGACAATGTCTTTTTATTTTGGACAGGTATTTTATTAATCTGTTGGGCTAAAATGATAAATAAGATGAAATTACTATTTATTTCATTAAAAAAATTAATGTTCTATTAAGGAAAGTATGGTAGAGTAATCGTGAGCAAGTTACTAGTATTTGTTCATGAAAGTGTTAAAAATAGTTTTAAAATTACAAAGTTATTTTTGTATAATA
Encoded here:
- a CDS encoding nitroreductase family protein — translated: MSYEDFKEVIHGRRSVRKFTEQEVSTSDIKEIIDCARYAPSDTNSQTWEFLVIMNREKIKEIEQMTWDALHKLAARAAENGEEKAGKLLTRSFGPYATAFSEAPVLIVCLATPYESKFREKIFDPIAFVPDSVWEEEGIKSSCLAAQNLMLAAHARGLGTCPMTGPVLLAQDELRQYLQIEPQKQINMVISLGFPKDKPKKLSRKEVDEITTFIF
- the dat gene encoding D-amino-acid transaminase, which produces MKATHKDWILFNGRIVNTKEEQPMVALEERGLQFGDGIYEVFRLYDGKPHLLDLHLERFFKSMREINIVPPFTKEELVEELHQMIERNQFQEDGNVYLQISRGAQARNHVYEKDLQPTYFANIVSFPRPTATMEQGIKVTIEEDIRWKYCHIKSLNLLPNIMIKNKINEQGYQEAILVRDGAVTEGCHSNFFMVKNNKLITHPADNFILHGITRHYVITLAEALHIEVEEREFSLQEVYEADECFFTATPLEIFPVVQIGDEKFGSGERGPITKKLQAAYEESISLFKVTN